The following are encoded in a window of Castanea sativa cultivar Marrone di Chiusa Pesio chromosome 5, ASM4071231v1 genomic DNA:
- the LOC142634930 gene encoding uncharacterized protein LOC142634930, with translation MIDPTPPFENPIQSTWDPTQEFYVGLLFADKDELQAAVKQYHIKRNQTFSVKESDPACWSVRCKNCYWCLRACFRATHKFFEVRKYNGPHTCTESTLTQDHEQLDIHIIEKELRDIVKDDPNIRISSLQQSLYNKYEYRPSYFKVWEAKHKAIGRAFGDWDKSYQLLPKWLKALTDSNPGNRVIWRMVPATVPGYGDKYLRELPVQKWTLAHDGGHHYGAMTTNLPESFNGVLKSARNLPITALVELTYYHCVAYFADRYTKARTEITASERITTYAKNKFNKWEKKVPKHSVTVFSHEDGLFEVRTPINPNSAYRGNHRHEVNLRESTCSCQKWQVYKIPCSHVIAVCKYQGISAMRYIDRCYCLEEQVACYAPRFRMVLDSVHWNEPDFSVLYPNVKLRRAKGQPRSTRLLNEMDLGTEHQPRPLCSLCRQEGHNRRTCPTRTVVGSTVAKLNDPT, from the exons ATGATTGATCCAACCCCACCATTTGAAAATCCCATTCAGAGTACTTGGGACCCTACCCAAGAGTTTTATGTGGGATTGCTTTTTGCTGATAAGGATGAACTACAAGCTGCTGTTAAACAATATCACATCAAGAGGAACCAAACATTTAGTGTAAAAGAGTCAGATCCAGCATGTTGGTCTGTACGTTGCAAAAATTGTTATTGGTGTCTTCGAGCATGCTTCCGGGCTACGCATAAGTTCTTTGAGGTTAGGAAATACAATGGTCCACACACATGTACGGAGTCCACGCTCACACAAGATCACGAGCAATTAGACATTCATATTATTGAGAAAGAGTTGAGGGATATTGTCAAAGATGATCCAAACATAAGGATTTCTTCGCTTCAACAGAGTCTTTACAATAAGTACGAATACCGGCCTTCTTATTTTAAGGTGTGGGAGGCGAAACATAAGGCAATTGGTAGAGCATTTGGTGATTGGGACAAATCTTACCAATTATTGCCAAAATGGTTGAAAGCTTTGACTGATTCAAACCCAGGCAACAGGGTTATTTGGAGAATGGTACCTGCTACTGTGCCAGGCT ATGGTGATAAGTATTTAAGGGAATTACCAGTGCAAAAGTGGACATTAGCACACGATGGTGGACATCATTATGGGGCAATGACCACAAATTTGCCTGAAAGCTTCAACGGTGTTCTAAAGAGTGCTAGAAATCTGCCCATAACTGCGTTAGTCGAGCTTACATACTACCATTGTGTAGCCTACTTTGCCGATCGGTATACTAAGGCACGCACAGAGATTACAGCCAGTGAACGCATTACAACCTATGCAAagaataaattcaataaatgggaaaaaaagGTACCAAAGCATTCAGTTACTGTGTTTAGTCATGAAGATGGTCTATTTGAAGTCAGAACACCAATAAACCCTAACTCTGCATATAGGGGTAATCATCGTCATGAGGTAAATTTGAGGGAGAGCACTTGTAGTTGTCAAAAATGGCAGGTTTATAAGATTCCGTGCTCACATGTCATTGCCGTGTGTAAATATCAAGGCATCTCTGCAATGCGATATATCGACCGCTGCTATTGTTTGGAAGAACAAGTTGCTTGTTATGCACCTAGATTTCGCATGGTTCTAGACAGTGTACATTGGAATGAGCCTGATTTCTCGGTCTTGTATCCTAATGTGAAGTTGCGCCGTGCAAAAGGTCAACCAAGATCAACTCGGCTTCTAAATGAAATGGATTTAGGGACGGAGCATCAACCAAGGCCACTGTGTAGCCTCTGTAGGCAAGAAGGCCATAACAGAAGAACATGCCCCACTCGAACTGTGGTTGGCTCCACAGTGGCCAAACTAAATGACCCAACATAA